One window from the genome of Crassostrea angulata isolate pt1a10 chromosome 2, ASM2561291v2, whole genome shotgun sequence encodes:
- the LOC128174235 gene encoding uncharacterized protein LOC128174235 — protein MVVTSTDGYFLTVLGPYLARNNDATILNHMLHTNVEDLKGWFHEDDVFVVDRGFRDSVDMLEELGIRAEMPRLMSRGQKQMTTLDANASRLVTKIRWVVEAANARIKRWKYLAHVLPTNQVPFIGDYVRIVCALSNRYCKPLSTGSEDEDMALACKMRYLSTKVNSLKTFVEENCLDKKSVKWEVAADSLEFPNISEDDIRNLTCGVYQLKLCPSYIQEYLEGDVDILVHSEFHGLIRVKLQSRHVSSRQYLLWIQFSESDITAWYCRCRAGARVVGVCSHVAAVIWFLAVGRHNREAISSIQDWSEFVTDAAVIDESEDSDDSEVEE, from the exons ATGGTTGTCACATCCACAGACGGATACTTTCTAACAGTTCTTGGACCCTACCTAGCTAGGAATAATGATGCCACTATCCTCAACCATATGCTTCATACCAATGTAGAAGATCTGAAGGGCTGGTTCCATGAAGATGATGTTTTTGTTGTAGACAGAGGCTTCCGAGATTCAGTCGATATGCTCGAGGAGCTGGGAATAAGGGCCGAAATGCCTCGCCTGATGAGCAGAGGGCAGAAGCAGATGACAACCTTAGATGCCAATGCCTCTCGTCTGGTCACCAAG ATTCGTTGGGTTGTTGAGGCAGCCAATGCAAGGATAAAGCGATGGAAGTACCTTGCTCATGTTCTTCCAACCAATCAAGTGCCATTTATCGGTGACTATGTGCGCATCGTGTGTGCCCTCTCCAACCGTTACTGCAAGCCTCTGTCGACAGGAAGTGAAGATGAAGACATGGCCCTTGCATGCAAAATGAGGTATTTGTCAACAAAAGTTAACTCTTTAAAGACATTTGTTGAAGAAAACTGTCTGGATAAGAAGTCTGTAAAGTGGGAAGTGGCTGCTGATTCTTTGGAATTCCCCAACATCAGCGAAGATGACATACGAAATCTGACCTGTGGAGTTTATCAACTGAAGTTGTGTCCAAGTTATATTCAGGAGTATTTGGAGGGGGATGTGGATATCTTGGTACACAGTGAGTTCCATGGGCTTATCAGGGTCAAGCTACAGAGTCGTCATGTTTCTTCCCGACAGTATCTGCTCTGGATCCAGTTTTCCGAGTCTGATATCACTGCATGGTATTGCAGATGTCGAGCGGGTGCCCGTGTTGTGGGAGTATGTTCCCATGTCGCCGCCGTTATCTGGTTTCTCGCTGTTGGGAGACACAACAGGGAGGCTATTTCGTCTATTCAAGACTGGTCCGAGTTTGTCACTGATGCAGCTGTCATTGACGAATCTGAGGACAGTGATGACAGTGAGGTAGAGGAGTAA
- the LOC128174236 gene encoding uncharacterized protein LOC128174236, whose amino-acid sequence MTASGRKAFYQWYEQQKGKLFDFQKEFLDYCISDVDILQRCCAQFRNTIQNLVQVNPFQEAITFASTANLAYRRGFMPEDSIAIVPNLGYDPSRQFSMKGCRWLAWMSRDGRVIRHAKNGGEMQIGPYTVDGYDEETHTVYEFYGCYWHGCPTCHPELETQTHPHRSDCTYGALYQQTLIREHQLREQGYEVVTIWEHDFDQEIKNNPNLEHFLQTLNFQDPLNPRQALYGGRTNATRLFCNEGDMRYVDVCSLYPYVLKYKPFPMGHPEIITDHFQDVRSYFGLVQCRILPPRGLYHPVLPYRTGGKLLFPLCRTCAEERPQDPHYRCQHTDSERFLIGTWVTSELQKALECGYQIQHIYEVWHFPQSSCNLFRGYIDTFLKIKQEASGYPPDCQTEEEQRAYMNDIFRREKLVLNPLEIEKNPVKRTIAKLFLNCLWGKFAQRLQLPKIQYLTEQEELNQMLQDTTLEVKGLELLNNTEKPESDMILINYLQKQDFIEDCPFGNVILAAFTTAHARLHLYETLEKLGDRVLYFDTDSIIYQHVEGLFNPTIVNSLGGWTDELDGGHIVKFMSGGPKNYAFETNTGQTVQKVKGITLNYRASQIVTMDSLEKMIFKQLDDVTVKYPHKIRRSKKHQLFTRPLSKNYKIVYDKRQMIDHFKTLPFGY is encoded by the coding sequence ATGACGGCTTCTGGGCGTAAAGCCTTTTATCAGTGGTACGAGCAACAGAAAGGCaaactgtttgattttcaaaaggAATTTTTAGATTACTGTATTTCTGATGTCGACATTTTACAGCGTTGTTGTGCTCAATTCAGAAACACCATTCAAAATCTGGTTCAAGTGAATCCCTTTCAAGAAGCCATTACTTTTGCTAGTACTGCCAATTTAGCCTACCGGAGAGGATTCATGCCCGAAGACAGCATTGCTATTGTTCCTAATCTCGGATATGATCCCTCACGACAATTTTCAATGAAAGGGTGTCGATGGCTAGCTTGGATGAGTCGCGACGGGCGAGTCATTCGACATGCTAAAAATGGGGGAGAAATGCAGATAGGACCCTATACCGTGGACGGATACGACGAAGAGACTCATACCGTTTACGAATTCTACGGATGTTATTGGCACGGGTGTCCTACCTGTCATCCCGAACTAGAAACTCAAACTCACCCTCATCGATCCGATTGTACCTATGGTGCTTTGTATCAACAGACTTTAATACGAGAACATCAATTAAGAGAACAGGGGTATGAAGTAGTCACAATCTGGGAACATGACTTTGATcaggaaataaaaaacaatccCAATTTAGAACACTTTTTACAAACTCTCAATTTCCAAGATCCTTTGAATCCACGCCAAGCTCTGTACGGGGGGCGGACCAATGCCACTCGATTGTTTTGTAACGAGGGAGATATGAGATATGTGGATGTGTGCTCCCTTTACCCTTACGTTCTCAAGTACAAACCTTTTCCCATGGGGCACCCAGAAATCATCACAGACCATTTCCAGGATGTTCGTAGTTATTTTGGATTAGTGCAGTGCCGGATCTTGCCTCCAAGAGGCCTGTATCATCCCGTTTTACCCTATCGCACTGGAGGAAAATTATTGTTTCCCTTATGCCGCACCTGTGCCGAAGAACGTCCACAGGATCCCCACTACCGATGTCAACACACCGATTCTGAACGTTTCTTGATTGGAACTTGGGTGACTAGCGAACTTCAGAAAGCCCTGGAATGCGGATACCAAATCCAGCACATTTACGAAGTGTGGCATTTTCCTCAGAGCAGTTGTAATCTATTTCGCGGTTACATTGATACTTTCTTGAAAATCAAGCAAGAGGCTTCGGGATATCCTCCCGATTGTCAGACCGAGGAAGAACAAAGGGCTTACATGAACGATATTTTTAGACGAGAAAAATTGGTACTGAATCCTTTAGAAATCGAGAAAAATCCCGTGAAGCGTACTATTGCCAAGTTATTCTTAAATTGTTTATGGGGTAAATTTGCTCAACGCTTGCAATTGCctaaaattcaatatttgacTGAACAGGAAGAACTGAATCAAATGTTACAAGACACTACCCTCGAAGTAAAAGGGTTAGAACTTTTGAATAATACTGAAAAACCTGAATCGGATATGATCTTGATTAATTACTTGCAAAAACAAGATTTCATTGAAGACTGTCCTTTTGGCAACGTGATCTTAGCTGCTTTTACCACGGCTCATGCTCGATTACATCTCTACGAGACCTTAGAAAAATTAGGAGATCGTGTTCTATATTTCGATACAGACAGCATCATCTATCAACACGTGGAGGGACTGTTTAATCCCACTATCGTGAATAGTTTAGGAGGATGGACGGATGAACTGGATGGAGGACACATTGTTAAATTCATGTCTGGAGGACCTAAGAACTATGCCTTTGAAACAAATACTGGACAAACGGTACAAAAAGTCAAAGGCATTACTCTTAATTATAGAGCTTCTCAGATTGTTACCATGGATTCCCTTGAAAAAATGATCTTTAAACAGTTAGATGACGTGACGGTCAAATACCCTCACAAGATACGGCGAAGTAAGAAACACCAATTGTTTACTCGTCCTCTCTCCAAGAACTATAAAATTGTCTACGATAAGCGGCAAATGATTGATCATTTTAAGACACTTCCATTTGGTTATTAA
- the LOC128174237 gene encoding uncharacterized protein F54H12.2-like, whose protein sequence is MMHRESCMCGMESLELFQVPPTNIALQESKWMEYYPVASTLNSDTAPIEFDIQGQGDEFIDLSQTYLQVVCKFTKGDGSNLTDGHMDDAKLDAATQSKSQFDVPAGDNPKVTVTAANLELSYPDGAKNEGLRKRHDIIEDSKKITLIDRLYLDLFQQDRFIPNGVDIRLRFNRAKSDFYMMTAAGSTGKVSIISILLWVRKVKPTPTVLNAINQRLNTETAKYPLRRVEVKTFTIPNGIQSKISDHLFQGQMPKRLVIGFVPNASFNGDSTKNPFNFKNYKVKKLEVSINGDTISTRPFEPDFTNNLYLRSYLSLYQGLGKFGSDWAPDINFEEYKDGYTLWCIDFTKDQEAQLDKFHLIETGNLRIEVQFGENTPEALNCLVYAEFDNLLEINKQREVNIDY, encoded by the coding sequence GGAGAGTTTAGAACTCTTCCAAGTTCCTCCCACGAATATAGCTTTACAAGAATCGAAATGGATGGAGTATTATCCGGTTGCCAGTACCCTTAATTCCGATACGGCTCCCATTGAATTCGATATCCAGGGACAGGGAGACGAATTTATTGATTTGTCACAAACTTATTTACAAGTGGTTTGTAAATTTACTAAAGGCGATGGTAGCAATTTAACGGACGGACACATGGACGATGCTAAACTTGATGCTGCAACCCAATCCAAAAGTCAATTTGATGTCCCTGCTGGAGACAACCCCAAGGTAACAGTCACTGCCGCCAATCTGGAACTGAGCTATCCTGATGGTGCTAAAAATGAAGGTTTGAGAAAACGCCATGATATCATTGAGGAcagtaaaaaaataactttaattgaTCGACTCTATCTGGATCTGTTTCAACAGGACAGATTTATTCCTAATGGAGTAGACATTCGTTTGAGATTCAATCGCGCCAAATCTGATTTCTACATGATGACAGCTGCAGGAAGTACAGGGAAAGTGTCTATTATCAGTATATTATTGTGGGTGAGAAAAGTTAAACCCACCCCCACTGTACTCAATGCCATCAATCAGCGTCTAAATACCGAAACCGCGAAATATCCTCTGAGAAGAGTCGAAGTGAAAACTTTCACCATCCCTAATGGTATCCAATCTAAAATCAGCGATCATTTGTTTCAAGGACAGATGCCTAAACGCTTAGTCATTGGATTTGTACCTAATGCCTCATTTAATGGAGATTCTACTAAAAACccctttaattttaaaaactataaagTCAAAAAATTGGAAGTGAGCATCAACGGAGACACCATATCTACAAGACCCTTTGAACCTGATTTCACCAATAACTTGTATCTTAGATCTTATCTAAGTCTGTATCAAGGACTAGGAAAATTTGGATCCGATTGGGCTCCGGACATCAATTTTGAAGAATATAAAGACGGGTACACACTGTGGTGCATAGATTTTACCAAAGATCAAGAAGCACAACTAGACAAATTTCATCTCATTGAAACTGGAAATTTAAGAATCGAAGTTCAATTTGGTGAAAATACCCCAGAAGCCCTCAACTGTTTAGTATATGCtgaatttgataatttattggAAATCAACAAACAGAGAGAAGTGAACATAGACTATTAA